From a region of the Candidatus Jettenia caeni genome:
- a CDS encoding two-component response regulator gives MIRKKKILVVEDDEYVLGSIRILLNKEGYEVNTALNGLEALNLYRRESYDLVIADLKMPQMDGIELLKQLKLEFSDVSLIMMTAYGSIRTAVEAMKMGAYDYVTKPVSAEEIRLVIQRAFERQNLITEIKTLRKELEERFSLDNIIGKSYAMQRVYDLILQVANTDATVLITGETGTGKELVAHAIHHNSKRKNCPFVVINCSALPESLLESELFGHEEGAFTGATKQRVGKFEFADTGTVFFDEMGNLPLSMQTKLLRLLQEKSFERIGGNQTIKVDVRVLAATNKDLNKLSEEGCFRKDLYYRLNVIPIQLPSLKERREDIPLLVTHFIEKYNKVFKKEIKSISQNALNIMMSYGWPGNVRELENLVERALIMAKDHIISEIELPVSNQKQTRERFEDIDNNQIIGMSLEDFLAHCENKYITRLLKQCKGRIDSSAKISGIDVKTLYRKMKKYNINKDFFKD, from the coding sequence ATGATCAGAAAAAAGAAGATATTAGTGGTAGAAGACGATGAATATGTTCTGGGTAGTATCAGGATCCTTTTGAATAAAGAAGGATATGAGGTCAATACAGCTTTGAACGGATTGGAAGCGTTGAATTTATACCGAAGAGAATCGTATGACCTGGTTATTGCTGACCTTAAAATGCCTCAGATGGATGGGATTGAATTATTAAAGCAGTTAAAACTCGAATTTTCTGATGTATCTTTGATTATGATGACGGCTTACGGAAGTATTAGAACTGCAGTTGAGGCTATGAAAATGGGCGCTTACGACTATGTTACCAAACCTGTTTCTGCAGAAGAGATACGGCTGGTTATTCAACGCGCCTTTGAAAGACAAAACTTAATTACCGAAATCAAGACCTTACGAAAGGAACTTGAGGAGAGATTCAGTCTTGACAATATCATAGGAAAATCATACGCAATGCAGCGGGTTTACGATTTGATCCTTCAGGTCGCAAATACTGATGCTACTGTTTTGATTACCGGTGAAACAGGTACGGGAAAGGAACTGGTAGCGCACGCTATCCACCACAACAGTAAAAGGAAAAATTGCCCTTTTGTAGTCATCAATTGTAGCGCCTTACCTGAATCTTTACTGGAAAGCGAACTCTTCGGGCATGAGGAAGGCGCTTTCACCGGGGCAACAAAACAAAGAGTTGGTAAATTTGAATTTGCAGATACCGGAACAGTCTTTTTTGACGAGATGGGTAATCTGCCCCTTTCCATGCAAACAAAACTTCTCAGATTATTACAGGAAAAGTCTTTTGAAAGAATTGGCGGAAATCAGACAATAAAAGTTGATGTAAGAGTTCTTGCAGCCACGAATAAGGATCTCAACAAACTATCAGAAGAAGGGTGTTTCAGAAAAGATTTATATTACCGCCTAAATGTTATTCCAATACAATTGCCATCGTTAAAAGAGAGACGAGAGGATATCCCATTGCTCGTAACTCACTTTATTGAGAAGTATAACAAGGTTTTTAAAAAGGAGATTAAGTCTATCTCACAAAATGCCCTGAATATAATGATGTCCTACGGTTGGCCAGGTAATGTAAGAGAACTGGAGAACCTGGTAGAACGCGCTTTAATAATGGCAAAAGACCATATTATTAGTGAGATAGAATTACCCGTGTCTAATCAAAAACAGACAAGAGAAAGATTTGAGGATATAGATAACAATCAAATTATAGGCATGAGCCTGGAGGATTTCCTGGCGCATTGTGAAAATAAGTACATAACCAGGCTATTAAAGCAATGTAAAGGACGAATTGATTCCTCTGCAAAGATTTCCGGAATCGATGTAAAAACCCTTTATAGAAAAATGAAGAAGTACAATATCAATAAAGATTTTTTTAAAGATTAA